In Vespa crabro chromosome 13, iyVesCrab1.2, whole genome shotgun sequence, one DNA window encodes the following:
- the LOC124428688 gene encoding cyclin-dependent kinase inhibitor 1C-like has product MNAKMFILFALVALAVAEKTSTKGTKKDKRGLVGYGYGLGYGGLNTYSAAHYPTVGISSYSAQYPSIDITHGVSTVVTKEVAVPVPHPVPVTVEKHVPIPVKVPYAVPVDRPYPVQVPKPYPVEVTKHVPVPVDRPVPVPVSVPVKVPVPAPYVVKVAQPYGVYVSSDLSYGGQSSW; this is encoded by the exons ATGAACGCAAAG ATGTTTATACTTTTCGCCCTCGTGGCATTGGCTGTAGCCGAAAAGACGTCAACGAAAGGGACGAAGAAAGATAAACGGGGACTCGTCGGATATGGATACGGTTTAGGATACGGCGGACTCAACACGTACTCGGCTGCTCATTACCCTACGGTCGGCATCAGTTCGTATTCTGCTCAATACCCATCGATTGACATCACCCATGGGGTCTCTACGGTCGTTACAAAAGAAGTTGCAGTCCCAGTACCTCATCCGGTCCCTGTAACTGTTGAGAAACATGTCCCAATTCCAGTCAAG GTGCCGTATGCAGTACCAGTAGACAGACCATACCCGGTACAAGTACCCAAACCTTATCCGGTTGAAGTAACGAAACATGTTCCTGTCCCAGTTGACCGTCCTGTTCCAGTTCCAGTAAGCGTCCCGGTCAAGGTTCCAGTGCCAGCCCCATACGTAGTGAAGGTAGCTCAGCCTTATGGAGTCTACGTTTCCTCTGACCTTTCTTATGGTGGTCAATCTTCTTGGTAA
- the LOC124428687 gene encoding zinc finger protein 512B-like — MKALICLMLISVAYASEKAEENVEEKAIKKRGLLGLGLGYGGGYGGGYGGGHGYEAGASVAIATVPVEVPKPYPVAVDRPYPVKVPVPVPQPVPVAVPVDRPYPVVQTKTVTVPVDRPYPVSVPVKVPVPVPAPYPVKVPVAQPVPVPVAQPVPVAVPQPVVVKETVPVLLKGGYGHY; from the exons ATGAAAGCCTTG ATTTGCTTGATGCTGATTTCCGTGGCATATGCCAGTGAGAAAGCAGAAGAAAATGTAGAAGAAAAGGCAATTAAAAAACGTGGACTATTGGGTCTTGGATTGGGATATGGAGGAGGTTATGGGGGTGGTTATGGGGGTGGTCATGGGTACGAAGCTGGTGCCTCCGTTGCAATTGCTACCGTTCCGGTTGAAGTACCAAAGCCATATCCAGTTGCTGTTGACAGACCCTATCCAGTGAAG GTGCCAGTTCCTGTCCCGCAACCAGTGCCAGTTGCTGTTCCTGTTGACAGACCTTACCCAGTTGTTCAGACCAAGACCGTAACGGTTCCAGTTGACAGGCCTTATCCTGTCTCTGTCCCTGTTAAGGTACCAGTACCTGTACCTGCACCTTATCCAGTCAAG gTACCAGTCGCTCAGCCAGTACCAGTCCCAGTAGCTCAGCCAGTTCCAGTCGCGGTTCCACAACCTGTCGTCGTCAAAGAAACGGTCCCCGTTCTTCTTAAGGGCGGTTATGGTCATTACTAg